Proteins from a genomic interval of Syngnathoides biaculeatus isolate LvHL_M chromosome 23, ASM1980259v1, whole genome shotgun sequence:
- the brf1b gene encoding BRF1 RNA polymerase III transcription initiation factor subunit b isoform X2, translating to MVVSRHLTRGRKTEHVIAACLYLVCRTEGTPHMLLDLSDLLQVNVYMLGKTFLLLARELCINAPAIDPCLLIPRFAHMLEFGVKTHDVSMTALRLVQRMKRDWMHTGRRPSGLCGAALLVAARMHKFRRTVKDVICVVKVCQATLRRRLTEFEDTPTGQLTVDEFMKVDLEQECDPPSFSAAQHKTKMQQLERELTKKLDEVEGEINCYQDQIESELEKSRPKLQGIYAAYVCKTEPRDEDIPEPSLSDAEDGDLQCAARHLTQNFLCQVMREEEGRGQKDADAPVAAVLESSAALELQQSFRIFKEDHAGGDVSDGDENPEGGDLDLDGIDEREIDKYILSDKEVQVKTRLWMQQNQEYLQEQKEKEERIRKEKEQGTYKEKVSKPAEKKKKKKKKDSIQASTAGEAIKKMLQRKKISSKINYDVLKDLNGDETPPGPPAGKKRRGKKTDGEAVADMAAGACVMEKRLGPLFSGPADEIKADRTRRAVPATTEAPAAPETEDEEKTDEDDEDEEDCAGALRLATYFGCGGADEDDETF from the exons ATGGTGGTCAGCAGACACCTGACGCGCGGACGCAAAACCGAGCACGTCATCGCCGCCTGCCTCTACCTGGTGTGTCGCACCGAGGGGACGCCGC ACATGTTGCTGGATCTGAGCGACCTGCTGCAG GTGAACGTTTACATGCTGGGGAAAACCTTCCTGTTGCTGGCTCGCGAGCTGTGCATCAACGCCCCCGCCATCG ATCCGTGCCTGCTGATACCTCGCTTCGCTCACATGCTGGAGTTCGGGGTGAAGACTCACGACGTTTCCATGACGGCCCTTCGTCTGGTTCAGAGGATGAAGAGGGACTGGATGCACACGGGCCGCCGTCCCTCCGGACTGTGCGGCGCCG CCCTCCTGGTGGCGGCCCGCATGCACAAGTTCCGGCGAACGGTGAAGGACGTGATCTGCGTGGTCAAAGTGTGCCAGGCCACGCTGAGGAGGAG GCTGACCGAGTTTGAGGACACGCCCACCGGTCAGCTGACCGTCGACGAGTTCATGAAGGTGGACCTGGAGCAGGAATGCGACCCGCCGTCCTTCAGCGCCGCTCAGCACAAGACCAAGATGCAGCAA CTGGAGCGGGAGCTGACCAAGAAGTTGGACGAGGTCGAAG GAGAGATCAACTGCTACCAAGACCAGATCGAGAGCGAGCTGGAGAAGAGCCGCCCCAAACTCCAGGGGATCTACGCCGCCTACGTGTGCAAAACGG AGCCTCGAGACGAGGACATCCCGGAGCCTTCGTTGTCCGACGCCGAAGATGGCGACCTCCAGTGCGCCGCCCGTCACCTCACGCAGAACTTCCTGTGCCAAGTGATGCGAGAAGAGGAAGGGCGGGGCCAGAAGGACGCCGACGCCCCCGTTGCCGCTGTTCTGGAAAGTTCTGCCGCTTTGGAGCTGCAGCAGAGCTTCCGGATCTTCAAGGAGGACCACGCGGGCGGCGACGTGTCGG ACGGAGACGAGAACCCGGAGGGCGGCGACCTGGATCTGGACGGGATCGacgagcgggagatcgacaag TACATCCTGAGCGACAAGGAAGTCCAGGTCAAGACCCGCCTGTGGATGCAGCAGAACCAGGAATACCTCCAAGAGCAGAAAG aaaaagaagaacGAATTCGAAAGGAGAAGGAACAGGGCACGTACAAAGAGAAG GTCAGCAAGCCGgccgagaagaagaagaagaagaagaagaaggacagCATCCAGGCGTCGACGGCGGGCGAGGCCATCAAGAAGATGCTGCAGAGGAAGAAGATCTCCAGCAAGATCAACTACGACGTCCTCAAAGACCTCAACGGCGACGAGACCCCGCCCGGGCCTCCCGCCGGGAAAAAACGCCGCGGCAAGAAGACGGACGGCGAGGCCGTCGCGGACATGGCCGCCGGCGCCTGCGTCATGGAGAAGAG GCTGGGGCCGCTGTTCTCGGGACCGGCCGACGAGATCAAG GCGGACCGGACCCGGCGCGCGGTCCCCGCGACGACGGAAGCCCCCGCGGCGCCGGAGACGGAAGACGAGGAGAAGACGGACGAagacgacgaggacgaggaggatTGCGCCGGCGCTCTGCGGCTCGCCACCT atTTTGGCTGCGGCGGCGCCGACGAGGACGACGAGACCTTCTAG
- the vipas39 gene encoding spermatogenesis-defective protein 39 homolog isoform X2, with amino-acid sequence MMKSRSDEEEYWNASKFQAFTFDDEDDELRESKLAFESLAQLPDGDDRDHVEEVSWSGEPVGSISRSVREAAAAAGQGTEGEVACSGRADLEKVNSGYSLSSLFKGRKVGGVAAPLDGSGRAVAPEIRRPRSEKEDLLGDWSPEDAVSKMRQGKTVPLERFRRLRDKLVLLDASVDARDGNVITAVLIFLKKSLSKEVLFGELASRPTALRHLVAYLSESGDHALLAELYRALGRDEDAAVSPTGCAAEYALRSKSGTPPGLCVVVSPRRQLLRYKEHLNVTDEKEKRDFLKSCLSLQFSAEDQVHLRDQVSLLERQMLLEATDRQAEAEIFRRFPRRASVLHVPLVTTLYYCCFYHYGQPEGNLSSPQNLRNSFKISEKQFFVTALSARAKQKSWSDVDALFAGRSWLGFTRKKSPLAFRVVVDILHRSSAPVHVLQEYVALVEDGQVRMALAQKHKCHDLVINAYRDLKDRRLLLGYRGKVEAGSAAERKIDELLDNSQIRWKN; translated from the exons aTGATGAAGAGTCGCTCGGATGAAGAAGAATACTGGAACGCTTCCAAGTTTCAAGCGTTCACCTTCGACGATGAAGACGACGAG CTGAGAGAATCCAAATTGGCGTTCGAGAGCCTCGCGCAGCTGCCGGACGGGGACGACCGAGATCACGTGGAGGAGGTCAGCTGGAGCGGCGAACCTGTCGGAA GCATCTCGCGGTCCGTGcgagaggcggcggcggcggccggtcAGGGGACGGAGGGAGAGGTCGCCTGCTCCGGCCGCGCGGATCTCGAAAAGGTCAACTCGGGATACTCCCTCAGCTCGCTCTTCAAAG GAAGGAAGGTCGGAGGCGTCGCGGCGCCGCTTGACGG GTCCGGCAGAGCGGTCGCTCCGGAAATCCGAAGACCCAGAAGCGAAAAAGAG GATCTCCTTGGTGATTGGTCGCCCGAAGACGCCGTCAGCAAGATGCGGCAAGGGAAG ACGGTCCCTCTGGAGCGTTTTCGTCGCTTGAGGGACAAACTTGTCCTCCTGGACGCTTCGGTGGACGCTCGGGACGGAAACGTCATCACGGCC gtttTAATTTTCCTCAAGAAAAGTTTGAGCAAAG aggttcTGTTCGGCGAGCTGGCCTCGAGGCCGACGGCGCTGCGACATCTTGTGGCCTACTTGAGCGAAAGCGGAGACCACGCGCTGCTGGCGGAACTCTACAG AGCTCTCGGACGCGACGAGGATGCGGCGGTAAGTCCGACGGGCTGCGCCGCCGAGTACGCGCTCCGGAGTAAAAGCGGAACTCCGCCGGGTCTTTGTGTCGTCGTGTCTCCGCGGCGACAGCTGCTTCGCTACAAGGAGCACCTGAACGTGACGGACGAGAAGGAGAAGCGCGACTTCCTCAAGAGCTGCCTCAG TCTGCAGTTTTCCGCCGAAGACCAGGTCCACCTCCGAGACCAGGTCTCTCTGCTGGAGAGGCAGATGCTGCTTGAG GCGACGGACCGCCAAGCCGAAGCGGAGATCTTCCGGAGGTTTCCCCGAAGAGCTTCCGTCCTCCACGTGCCGCTCGTCACCACGCTGTACTACTGCTGCTTCTACCACTACGGCCAGCCCGAG GGGAACCTCAGCAGCCCGCAGAACCTCCGCAACAGTTTCAAG ATCTCGGAGAAGCAGTTCTTCGTGACGGCGTTGAGCGCTCGGGCCAAGCAGAAGTCGTGGAGCGACGTGGACGCGCTGTTCGCGGGCCGCAGCTGGCTCGGCTTCACCCGGAAGAAATCTCCGCTCGCCTTCCGGGTCGTCGTCGACATCCTGCACAGGAGCTCCGCCCCCGTGCAC GTGCTGCAGGAGTACGTGGCCCTGGTGGAGGACGGCCAAGTCAGGATGGCGCTGGCCCAAAAGCACAAATGTCACGACCTCGTCATCAAC GCCTATCGGGACTTAAAGGACAGACGGCTGTTGCTGGGATACCGCGGGAAGGTGGAGGCGGGGTCGGCGGCCGAGAGGAAGATCGACGAGCTGCTCGACAACTCG CAAATCCGATGGAAGAATTGA
- the vipas39 gene encoding spermatogenesis-defective protein 39 homolog isoform X3, with amino-acid sequence MMKSRSDEEEYWNASKFQAFTFDDEDDELRESKLAFESLAQLPDGDDRDHVEEVSWSGEPVGSISRSVREAAAAAGQGTEGEVACSGRADLEKVNSGYSLSSLFKGRKVGGVAAPLDVPGDRSGRAVAPEIRRPRSEKEDLLGDWSPEDAVSKMRQGKTVPLERFRRLRDKLVLLDASVDARDGNVITAVLIFLKKSLSKEVLFGELASRPTALRHLVAYLSESGDHALLAELYRALGRDEDAALLRYKEHLNVTDEKEKRDFLKSCLSLQFSAEDQVHLRDQVSLLERQMLLEATDRQAEAEIFRRFPRRASVLHVPLVTTLYYCCFYHYGQPEGNLSSPQNLRNSFKISEKQFFVTALSARAKQKSWSDVDALFAGRSWLGFTRKKSPLAFRVVVDILHRSSAPVHVLQEYVALVEDGQVRMALAQKHKCHDLVINAYRDLKDRRLLLGYRGKVEAGSAAERKIDELLDNSQIRWKN; translated from the exons aTGATGAAGAGTCGCTCGGATGAAGAAGAATACTGGAACGCTTCCAAGTTTCAAGCGTTCACCTTCGACGATGAAGACGACGAG CTGAGAGAATCCAAATTGGCGTTCGAGAGCCTCGCGCAGCTGCCGGACGGGGACGACCGAGATCACGTGGAGGAGGTCAGCTGGAGCGGCGAACCTGTCGGAA GCATCTCGCGGTCCGTGcgagaggcggcggcggcggccggtcAGGGGACGGAGGGAGAGGTCGCCTGCTCCGGCCGCGCGGATCTCGAAAAGGTCAACTCGGGATACTCCCTCAGCTCGCTCTTCAAAG GAAGGAAGGTCGGAGGCGTCGCGGCGCCGCTTGACG tgcCCGGCGACCGGTCCGGCAGAGCGGTCGCTCCGGAAATCCGAAGACCCAGAAGCGAAAAAGAG GATCTCCTTGGTGATTGGTCGCCCGAAGACGCCGTCAGCAAGATGCGGCAAGGGAAG ACGGTCCCTCTGGAGCGTTTTCGTCGCTTGAGGGACAAACTTGTCCTCCTGGACGCTTCGGTGGACGCTCGGGACGGAAACGTCATCACGGCC gtttTAATTTTCCTCAAGAAAAGTTTGAGCAAAG aggttcTGTTCGGCGAGCTGGCCTCGAGGCCGACGGCGCTGCGACATCTTGTGGCCTACTTGAGCGAAAGCGGAGACCACGCGCTGCTGGCGGAACTCTACAG AGCTCTCGGACGCGACGAGGATGCGGCG CTGCTTCGCTACAAGGAGCACCTGAACGTGACGGACGAGAAGGAGAAGCGCGACTTCCTCAAGAGCTGCCTCAG TCTGCAGTTTTCCGCCGAAGACCAGGTCCACCTCCGAGACCAGGTCTCTCTGCTGGAGAGGCAGATGCTGCTTGAG GCGACGGACCGCCAAGCCGAAGCGGAGATCTTCCGGAGGTTTCCCCGAAGAGCTTCCGTCCTCCACGTGCCGCTCGTCACCACGCTGTACTACTGCTGCTTCTACCACTACGGCCAGCCCGAG GGGAACCTCAGCAGCCCGCAGAACCTCCGCAACAGTTTCAAG ATCTCGGAGAAGCAGTTCTTCGTGACGGCGTTGAGCGCTCGGGCCAAGCAGAAGTCGTGGAGCGACGTGGACGCGCTGTTCGCGGGCCGCAGCTGGCTCGGCTTCACCCGGAAGAAATCTCCGCTCGCCTTCCGGGTCGTCGTCGACATCCTGCACAGGAGCTCCGCCCCCGTGCAC GTGCTGCAGGAGTACGTGGCCCTGGTGGAGGACGGCCAAGTCAGGATGGCGCTGGCCCAAAAGCACAAATGTCACGACCTCGTCATCAAC GCCTATCGGGACTTAAAGGACAGACGGCTGTTGCTGGGATACCGCGGGAAGGTGGAGGCGGGGTCGGCGGCCGAGAGGAAGATCGACGAGCTGCTCGACAACTCG CAAATCCGATGGAAGAATTGA
- the brf1b gene encoding BRF1 RNA polymerase III transcription initiation factor subunit b isoform X1: MSSRQCRTCGGADIDVDQARGSAVCTGCGSVLEDNIIVSEVQFVEVSGGVSSAVGQFVSTDGPAKTPLLGSGFHTSVGKESRAQTLQSGRRQIHHLGNQLQLNQHCLDTAFNFFKMVVSRHLTRGRKTEHVIAACLYLVCRTEGTPHMLLDLSDLLQVNVYMLGKTFLLLARELCINAPAIDPCLLIPRFAHMLEFGVKTHDVSMTALRLVQRMKRDWMHTGRRPSGLCGAALLVAARMHKFRRTVKDVICVVKVCQATLRRRLTEFEDTPTGQLTVDEFMKVDLEQECDPPSFSAAQHKTKMQQLERELTKKLDEVEGEINCYQDQIESELEKSRPKLQGIYAAYVCKTEPRDEDIPEPSLSDAEDGDLQCAARHLTQNFLCQVMREEEGRGQKDADAPVAAVLESSAALELQQSFRIFKEDHAGGDVSDGDENPEGGDLDLDGIDEREIDKYILSDKEVQVKTRLWMQQNQEYLQEQKEKEERIRKEKEQGTYKEKVSKPAEKKKKKKKKDSIQASTAGEAIKKMLQRKKISSKINYDVLKDLNGDETPPGPPAGKKRRGKKTDGEAVADMAAGACVMEKRLGPLFSGPADEIKADRTRRAVPATTEAPAAPETEDEEKTDEDDEDEEDCAGALRLATYFGCGGADEDDETF; encoded by the exons GTCCGGCAAAGACTCCGCTGCTCGGTTCCGGTTTCCACACGAGTGTCGGGAAAGAGTCCCGAGCGCAGACGCTGCAAAGTG GCCGACGGCAGATCCATCACCTCGGCAACCAGCTGCAGCTCAACCAGCACTGCCTGGACACGGCCTTCAACTTCTTCAAGATGGTGGTCAGCAGACACCTGACGCGCGGACGCAAAACCGAGCACGTCATCGCCGCCTGCCTCTACCTGGTGTGTCGCACCGAGGGGACGCCGC ACATGTTGCTGGATCTGAGCGACCTGCTGCAG GTGAACGTTTACATGCTGGGGAAAACCTTCCTGTTGCTGGCTCGCGAGCTGTGCATCAACGCCCCCGCCATCG ATCCGTGCCTGCTGATACCTCGCTTCGCTCACATGCTGGAGTTCGGGGTGAAGACTCACGACGTTTCCATGACGGCCCTTCGTCTGGTTCAGAGGATGAAGAGGGACTGGATGCACACGGGCCGCCGTCCCTCCGGACTGTGCGGCGCCG CCCTCCTGGTGGCGGCCCGCATGCACAAGTTCCGGCGAACGGTGAAGGACGTGATCTGCGTGGTCAAAGTGTGCCAGGCCACGCTGAGGAGGAG GCTGACCGAGTTTGAGGACACGCCCACCGGTCAGCTGACCGTCGACGAGTTCATGAAGGTGGACCTGGAGCAGGAATGCGACCCGCCGTCCTTCAGCGCCGCTCAGCACAAGACCAAGATGCAGCAA CTGGAGCGGGAGCTGACCAAGAAGTTGGACGAGGTCGAAG GAGAGATCAACTGCTACCAAGACCAGATCGAGAGCGAGCTGGAGAAGAGCCGCCCCAAACTCCAGGGGATCTACGCCGCCTACGTGTGCAAAACGG AGCCTCGAGACGAGGACATCCCGGAGCCTTCGTTGTCCGACGCCGAAGATGGCGACCTCCAGTGCGCCGCCCGTCACCTCACGCAGAACTTCCTGTGCCAAGTGATGCGAGAAGAGGAAGGGCGGGGCCAGAAGGACGCCGACGCCCCCGTTGCCGCTGTTCTGGAAAGTTCTGCCGCTTTGGAGCTGCAGCAGAGCTTCCGGATCTTCAAGGAGGACCACGCGGGCGGCGACGTGTCGG ACGGAGACGAGAACCCGGAGGGCGGCGACCTGGATCTGGACGGGATCGacgagcgggagatcgacaag TACATCCTGAGCGACAAGGAAGTCCAGGTCAAGACCCGCCTGTGGATGCAGCAGAACCAGGAATACCTCCAAGAGCAGAAAG aaaaagaagaacGAATTCGAAAGGAGAAGGAACAGGGCACGTACAAAGAGAAG GTCAGCAAGCCGgccgagaagaagaagaagaagaagaagaaggacagCATCCAGGCGTCGACGGCGGGCGAGGCCATCAAGAAGATGCTGCAGAGGAAGAAGATCTCCAGCAAGATCAACTACGACGTCCTCAAAGACCTCAACGGCGACGAGACCCCGCCCGGGCCTCCCGCCGGGAAAAAACGCCGCGGCAAGAAGACGGACGGCGAGGCCGTCGCGGACATGGCCGCCGGCGCCTGCGTCATGGAGAAGAG GCTGGGGCCGCTGTTCTCGGGACCGGCCGACGAGATCAAG GCGGACCGGACCCGGCGCGCGGTCCCCGCGACGACGGAAGCCCCCGCGGCGCCGGAGACGGAAGACGAGGAGAAGACGGACGAagacgacgaggacgaggaggatTGCGCCGGCGCTCTGCGGCTCGCCACCT atTTTGGCTGCGGCGGCGCCGACGAGGACGACGAGACCTTCTAG
- the vipas39 gene encoding spermatogenesis-defective protein 39 homolog isoform X1, with the protein MMKSRSDEEEYWNASKFQAFTFDDEDDELRESKLAFESLAQLPDGDDRDHVEEVSWSGEPVGSISRSVREAAAAAGQGTEGEVACSGRADLEKVNSGYSLSSLFKGRKVGGVAAPLDVPGDRSGRAVAPEIRRPRSEKEDLLGDWSPEDAVSKMRQGKTVPLERFRRLRDKLVLLDASVDARDGNVITAVLIFLKKSLSKEVLFGELASRPTALRHLVAYLSESGDHALLAELYRALGRDEDAAVSPTGCAAEYALRSKSGTPPGLCVVVSPRRQLLRYKEHLNVTDEKEKRDFLKSCLSLQFSAEDQVHLRDQVSLLERQMLLEATDRQAEAEIFRRFPRRASVLHVPLVTTLYYCCFYHYGQPEGNLSSPQNLRNSFKISEKQFFVTALSARAKQKSWSDVDALFAGRSWLGFTRKKSPLAFRVVVDILHRSSAPVHVLQEYVALVEDGQVRMALAQKHKCHDLVINAYRDLKDRRLLLGYRGKVEAGSAAERKIDELLDNSQIRWKN; encoded by the exons aTGATGAAGAGTCGCTCGGATGAAGAAGAATACTGGAACGCTTCCAAGTTTCAAGCGTTCACCTTCGACGATGAAGACGACGAG CTGAGAGAATCCAAATTGGCGTTCGAGAGCCTCGCGCAGCTGCCGGACGGGGACGACCGAGATCACGTGGAGGAGGTCAGCTGGAGCGGCGAACCTGTCGGAA GCATCTCGCGGTCCGTGcgagaggcggcggcggcggccggtcAGGGGACGGAGGGAGAGGTCGCCTGCTCCGGCCGCGCGGATCTCGAAAAGGTCAACTCGGGATACTCCCTCAGCTCGCTCTTCAAAG GAAGGAAGGTCGGAGGCGTCGCGGCGCCGCTTGACG tgcCCGGCGACCGGTCCGGCAGAGCGGTCGCTCCGGAAATCCGAAGACCCAGAAGCGAAAAAGAG GATCTCCTTGGTGATTGGTCGCCCGAAGACGCCGTCAGCAAGATGCGGCAAGGGAAG ACGGTCCCTCTGGAGCGTTTTCGTCGCTTGAGGGACAAACTTGTCCTCCTGGACGCTTCGGTGGACGCTCGGGACGGAAACGTCATCACGGCC gtttTAATTTTCCTCAAGAAAAGTTTGAGCAAAG aggttcTGTTCGGCGAGCTGGCCTCGAGGCCGACGGCGCTGCGACATCTTGTGGCCTACTTGAGCGAAAGCGGAGACCACGCGCTGCTGGCGGAACTCTACAG AGCTCTCGGACGCGACGAGGATGCGGCGGTAAGTCCGACGGGCTGCGCCGCCGAGTACGCGCTCCGGAGTAAAAGCGGAACTCCGCCGGGTCTTTGTGTCGTCGTGTCTCCGCGGCGACAGCTGCTTCGCTACAAGGAGCACCTGAACGTGACGGACGAGAAGGAGAAGCGCGACTTCCTCAAGAGCTGCCTCAG TCTGCAGTTTTCCGCCGAAGACCAGGTCCACCTCCGAGACCAGGTCTCTCTGCTGGAGAGGCAGATGCTGCTTGAG GCGACGGACCGCCAAGCCGAAGCGGAGATCTTCCGGAGGTTTCCCCGAAGAGCTTCCGTCCTCCACGTGCCGCTCGTCACCACGCTGTACTACTGCTGCTTCTACCACTACGGCCAGCCCGAG GGGAACCTCAGCAGCCCGCAGAACCTCCGCAACAGTTTCAAG ATCTCGGAGAAGCAGTTCTTCGTGACGGCGTTGAGCGCTCGGGCCAAGCAGAAGTCGTGGAGCGACGTGGACGCGCTGTTCGCGGGCCGCAGCTGGCTCGGCTTCACCCGGAAGAAATCTCCGCTCGCCTTCCGGGTCGTCGTCGACATCCTGCACAGGAGCTCCGCCCCCGTGCAC GTGCTGCAGGAGTACGTGGCCCTGGTGGAGGACGGCCAAGTCAGGATGGCGCTGGCCCAAAAGCACAAATGTCACGACCTCGTCATCAAC GCCTATCGGGACTTAAAGGACAGACGGCTGTTGCTGGGATACCGCGGGAAGGTGGAGGCGGGGTCGGCGGCCGAGAGGAAGATCGACGAGCTGCTCGACAACTCG CAAATCCGATGGAAGAATTGA